Proteins from one Malania oleifera isolate guangnan ecotype guangnan chromosome 4, ASM2987363v1, whole genome shotgun sequence genomic window:
- the LOC131154298 gene encoding uncharacterized protein LOC131154298, with product MDGVGPSKGQKRRLPPWMLGVAAVDKVRKFENGDGSNDNSISEELVSEACRPKSKAGNVHNDKDGLLHDKEPLNTNPCVLGTKRRKRKLSPQDADCDSNIYEAGSKRKKDDIKGKVWGSTSQKARKAKSLNSKSTEEAEVTSLSEDDGELTMEDLMSIAEEYVKADEEIDIQRSSDRVCGSESELPAIAFSGHESAASHSACKINKKLPVYETAHSYNSTENLASEETVIHPGRTGDPTQDMLDLFLGPLLKKPSKHKKIDFFSEDVKISHEFRKPSQNKMAGEEPVPLMKKKSSLKDKVAMFLD from the exons ATGGACGGGGTGGGTCCTAGCAAGGGACAAAAGAGGCGATTACCACCATGGATGCTTGGTGTGGCTGCTGTTGACAAAGTGAGAAAGTTTGAGAATGGGGATGGAAGCAATGATAATAGCATAAGCGAAGAACTTGTGTCCGAAGCTTGCCGGCCCAAGTCAAAAGCTGGAAATGTACACAATGATAAAGATGGCCTGCTTCATGACAAGGAACCATTAAATACAAATCCATGTGTTCTTGGAACAAAGAGAAGAAAACGAAAATTAAGTCCACAAGATGCAGATTGTGACAGTAACATTTATGAAGCTGGTTCAAAGAGGAAAAAAGATGACATTAAGGGAAAAGTTTGGGGTTCCACTTCTCAGAAAGCAAGGAAAGCAAAGAGTTTGAATTCTAAAAGTACTGAGGAAGCTGAAGTCACCTCTTTAAGCGAAGATGATGGAGAGTTGACGATGGAAGATCTAATGAGCATTGCAGAGGAG TATGTCAAAGCTGATGAGGAGATAGACATACAGCGATCATCAGATAGAGTTTGTGGATCAGAAAGTGAACTTCCAGCAATAGCCTTCTCTGGACACGAATCAGCAGCCTCTCACAGTGCCTGTAAAATTAACAAGAAATTGCCTGTTTATGAAACTGCACATTCTTATAATTCAACTGAGAATTTAGCTAGTGAAGAAACTGTCATTCATCCTGGCAGAACAGGGGATCCTACTCAAGACATGCTGGATCTATTTTTGGGTCCCTTACTCAAGAAACCCTCAAAGCACAAGAAGATTGATTTTTTTTCAGAAGATGTGAAAATTTCCCATGAGTTTAGAAAACCAAGTCAAAATAAGATGGCTGGAGAAGAACCAGTCCCATTGATGAAGAAAAAGAGTAGTCTCAAAGACAAGGTAGCCATGTTTCTTGACTGA